In Bacillus carboniphilus, the genomic window CAAATCTATTAGGAAGATATTATTTCAGTATTTAAAAGAGTATAAGGGAAGTTTAAAAGGTCCTTATCTGTTTGACTCTCAACGATCTGAGCAGGTGACCACTAGAGCCTACATGCGGCATGTTATTAAAAAGTATGAAAGACGACTAAATATGCCCAATCTTACTTGCCATGCTCTGAGACATACTTGCTTGCATAATTTAGTAAAGGAGGGTGTTCCCTTATCTACTGTTGCAGAGATTGCTGGTCATTTAAAAACGGATGGAACACCGAATGTTGATATGACTTTACGTTATATCAAGCCCAGTGAGGAAGAAAAAGCGAATGCAATGGAATTGATTAGTTGGGACTAATAATAAAAAAGAGGATAATCTAGGAGGATTTATTCATTGGAAAAGAGAAAATTACTGACACCGTCTCTCCGTAAACAGTTATATGAAATCCCTGAAAATATGGACCAACGAGAGCTAGCTCGATATTATACAATTACCTCTGAAGAAAAATCTTTGATTCACCAACAACGTGGAGCTCCAAACCGTTTAGGATATGCGGTTCAAATCTGTTATCTTCGTTTTCCAGGTCGCCCATTGACGGCTGGGGAATTAGTACCGGACTCCGTTCTTAGTTATATTGCCAAGCAAATTGGGATATCTCCAGATGCATTAGAACGTTACACCAGTTCCAGAGGTGGTGAAACAAGACGGGAACATCTACGGAAAATTAGAAATCAGTTCGGGTATCGGACCTTCACTTCCACAGAGTACAGAGAACTCTCTCACTGGCTTTTACCAACGGCTATGAGTACGGATAAAGGGATTATTTTGGTGGAATCACTCATTACAGAAATGAGAAATAGAAAAATCATTCTTCCTGCAATATACGCTGTTGAGCATATAGGTTGGTCCGTTCGGGAGAGAGCAAAAAAAAATATCTATAAGCAATTGACCATGGGGCTATCAACAGAGCAATGTGAAAGACTGGATCAATTGTTAGTTTTGAGTGAAGGGGCGAAACAATCTTATCTCACTTGGTTACGTAAACCACCTAACTCTATATCTAGCAAGAGCTTTCATGAAATCGTGGATCGACACGACTTTATTCAGGAACTTCAATTACCATTGAACAATGGAAGAGATGTTCATCAAAATCGTCTATTGCAAATGGCTAGGGAAGGAGCTCGTTACTCAAATCAACATATAGCTCGCTTTAATCCATTGAAACGTCACGCAACGATTATGGCCTTTTTGATTCATACCTATTCTTTTCTTATTGACCATGGGCTAGATCTGTATGACAAGTTAATCGGGAGAATGTTTAATCGTGGAGAAAATAAGGGCAATGAAGAATTTAAGAAAGATGGAAAGTCCATTAATGAGAAAGTTCGCCTATATGCTGAATTGGGAAGAGCGCTTATCGAAGCAAAAGAAGCAAAACAGGATCCATTTGAAACCTTGCAATCTATTATTTCTTGGGATAAGTTTGTACAAACAGTAGAAGAAGCTGGTCAAATTGCGCGGCCTGTGGAGTTCGATTTTCTTGAGCTATTGGATGATCACTATAACAGCATGAGAAAGTTCGCCCCTCGATTGCTAGATACGTATATTTTTAAGGCATCACATCCAAGTGAGTCTCTGTTAAAAGCCCTTCACCTGTTAAAGGACTTAAATGACACTCGTAAAAGGAAGGTTCCAGAAGATGCACCTATCCATTTTGTGAAGCCGAAGTGGCAGAAGCACGTGTTTAAAGAGGATGGAATCGATCGCCATTACTATGAAATCTGTGTCATGGCGCAACTTCGTAATCACCTTCGATCGGGAGATATGTGGGTAGTAGGAAGCCGACAATATAAAGACTTCGAGGATTATTTGCTAACGCCTGAAACTTGGAATGAAGTGAAACAATCTAATCAAATTCCTTTAAAGATCTCTACAGATGTAAACCATTATCTTAAAGAACGTCAAGAAATATTAGAGAATGAATTAGAAAAGATCATTCAGTTGATTCAGAACAAGGAATTGCCTGATGTAGTCATTGAAGATCAACATATTAGGATTTCTAAGTCGAAAAAAAACGTTCCAGAAGAAGCAGAACTCTTAATCCGCCAAGTAAATGACCTATTACCTCGAGTTAAGCTAACCGATCTACTTGTAGAAGTAGATGGATGGACCCATTTTACAAAACATTTTACCCATTTGCATTCAAATTCTGAACCGAAGGAAAAATCCATCCTGTTTCTTCGCTATCTTAGCAGACGGAATCAATTTAGGATTGTCTAAAATGGCTGATGCCTGCCCTGGTATTACATACGAACAGCTTGCTTGGGTGGCTGATTGGTACATACGTGAAGAAACCTATTCCAAAGCCCAAGCTGAAATCGTTGATTTCCATCATTCTCACCCATTCTCTATTCATTTTGGAGATGGAACAACATCTTCTTCTGACGGACAGGATTTTCGGGCTGGATACCAAGCTGGACCATCAGCACAAATTAATCCGAATTATGGCTCAGATCCCAGAGTAAAATTCTATTCTCATGTTTCTGATCAATATAGTCCATTCTTCGTCAAAGTAATCAGCTCTGCTGAAAAAGAAGCCCCACATATTATTGATGGATTATTAAATCATGAAACTGAATTGAAGATTGAAGAGCATTACACAGACACAGCAGGATTTGTGGATCATATTTTTGCCATGTGTCGGTTATTGGGATTTCGATTCGCTCCTCGAGTGAAAAGTATGGGGACAAACAAGATCTATACCTTTCAAAAGCCTAGCCAATACTCTGAATTATCTTTTCTGATGAGCAACCAAACAATAAAAACAAAACTAATTAAGGAGAATTGGGACCATGTCTTACATCTCACAAGCTCTATATTTCGTGGAACAGTGACGGCCTCATTGATTCTAAAAAAATTGAGTTCCTACCCTCGGCAAAATGGACTATCTACTGCCTTACGTGAAGTGGGAAGGATTGAACATAGTTTACATATCTTAGCGTGGATACAAGATCCAGAATTCCGTAAACGAGTCCAGATCGGTCTGAATAAAGGGGAATCAGCAAATGCATTAAGAAGAGCAGTTGCCTTTAACCGATTAGGAGAAATACGAGATCGCTCCTATGAAGATCAATCACATCGAGCGAGTGGCATTCAACTAGTCATCACGGCAATCATTCTATGGAATACGGTGTATATTGATCAAGTAGTAGAAGCCTTACGAGCAAAAGGGATAGATATTCCAGAAGAATATTTAAAGTACTTATCCCCATTGGGATGGGAGCACATTAACCTCACAGGTGATTATGTATGGAACCTGAAGCAACAAATACCTCTCGATAATTTAAGACCTTTAAGAGAAAAGAATTCTTTAAAATTATAGTAGTGCAAACGACCGACGATCCACTAACGTGTAGGGAGTCGGTTAAATTGTGTCTAAAATGTGTCTAAACGTGTATTTTTCTCCGATTGATACCGTGACCCCAAATATGGGGTGGTTATTTAAGAGTGACAACGTCCATACTTCCGCACGGGATAAAGGAGATGGCACGCCGATCACAGATGTCAGCTTGCAGGAGCGAAAGGCGAGGGTTAGACCGATTAAGGTAACATCTACTTCAACGATCCTGGCAGGAGAGAATGAATTAATCGAGATCAGACCAACTGATGGAACGATAGCGACTATAGTTTCTGTGGCTATCGCGGTAGATGCGATACAAGAAGCAACAACCGGACATAACGAAGTCACAATTTACCAAGACACCTACTATAGAGATTGTTATGCAAGAGTCTTTAGATCGTATGACAAATCTATCAGAATGAGAGCGAACATTCTCAATGAAGGAGAATTTTACACAGGTTATGGACCGGAAAACAACGAACAACTTCAACAATCACTAAAAGATTTACTCTTTTCAGATGACTTACCACTAATTTTTAGATTTTCAAACAACACAGATGCCGATCAAAAATCCTTGAGAGAAGTTAGACTAATCGTTCGAGAGGAGGCGGTCACGTGGTAAAACAAGTCGGAGACACATTTATGGTTGAAGAATTGGACGAAAACGGCAACTTAATCGAGGTTGAATATCAAGTCGTGGAAGTCCAAGAAAACGCGACGATCTCGCAGAAAGTATTAGATTAGAAGGTTGATAACATGAGCGATTATATGACAATCACAAACCTGTTGGGGGAGTCAGAACCCTTGACGGGTATTACAAATTTAACGAGATTTAGACGGATTAATGGGGAATTATATATCACTCTCACAGTTTTACCTGGATCAAAATGCTTTGATCTAGTCGAGGAAGAATCCATTATCAATTTTGATGGTGAAGAATATGTCATTAAAATCATCGAAAAGAAAACGCGTGGACAGACGTACATCAAAGAAGTATCAGCGGTTCATAAATTTTTCGCAACCCTTAAAGATGACTATATCTATCATAAATATGGTGATTGGACATCAATGCCTCAAGCGCTTTTTTACCCTTTTGAGGATACTGGCTTTGAATATACAATCATAGATAGCTATAATTTCGGATTGCACTTTTGGGAGGATGGTTTTGGCGATCAAGATAAACTAGGCGCATTTGAGGATATTTTGAATACCTATGGCGCGGAGTTCAAGATCATTAATAATAATCATATCCAAATAGCGAGAGAGATTGGCGGAGTAACAGATTTTCAGTTGCGCTATAACCACAATATCAAAGGGATTAAAGTTCGAGTGGAGCCACCTACAGTTACCTATGTTAAAGGGTATGGGAAAGACGGGTTGGAAGTTGAATATACGAGTCCTTACGCTGATATCTACAGACAACTTAAAAAAGGAAAATTTGTAGACGAAACGATTGAAGATGAAGATGATCTTTTAGAAGCAATTAAAGAGAGCATCGACGATGAGCCAAAAGTTAGCGTATCATGCGATTTCATCGAGTTGAAAGACCAAAACTATCAAGGTGAGTTTCCGAATATCGGAGATTATCTATATTTAATCCATGAGCCTTTAGGATACGATTTCAAAATTAGAATCGTTGAAACTAAAGAGACGTTTGACGCTGATTTAAAAGCGATTAAAACAGAGATACAACTTGGCAACATGAAAGGTGACATGAGTCAGATCGTCGCTAATTTAAACTCTAAAACTAACAAAATTATCACACCTGATGGGACGTTGAGAAAGTCCATTTTGCCAAATGATATTCCTCCAGTGCCAGCTAATGTTGTAGTCACAGGTGGATTTCAAACGATTCAACTAGAGTGGGACTTTAATAATGACGTTTATGGTTTGTATGAAGTTTATGGGGCTAAGGATGAGGGGTTTTATCCGTCTACCGACACGCTATTATGGAGTGGGAAAGTCAGCGGTTTTTTTCATAAAGTCCAAACAAACGAAACTTGGTACTACAGAGTACGGGCAATAAACGCTCATGGTAATGCGTCAGCCTATACAGATGAGTTTTCAGCGACGACTTATAAAATTATAACCGATGATATTTTATTTGGAGCAATCACAGCAGATCTAATTGAGGACTTGGCCATTGAAGCTAAAAAGCTTGCGAAAGACTCGATCACAAATGATAAGTTAGCTGATGGAGTGTCACAGCTACTAAAATAGCAAACTTAGCCGTTGGGAATGCAGCCATACAAAATGGAGCTATCACAAATGCAAAAATAGGGACAGCAGCCATAGACTCAACTCATATTAAAGACGCAGCTATT contains:
- a CDS encoding phage tail protein, whose product is MTGITNLTRFRRINGELYITLTVLPGSKCFDLVEEESIINFDGEEYVIKIIEKKTRGQTYIKEVSAVHKFFATLKDDYIYHKYGDWTSMPQALFYPFEDTGFEYTIIDSYNFGLHFWEDGFGDQDKLGAFEDILNTYGAEFKIINNNHIQIAREIGGVTDFQLRYNHNIKGIKVRVEPPTVTYVKGYGKDGLEVEYTSPYADIYRQLKKGKFVDETIEDEDDLLEAIKESIDDEPKVSVSCDFIELKDQNYQGEFPNIGDYLYLIHEPLGYDFKIRIVETKETFDADLKAIKTEIQLGNMKGDMSQIVANLNSKTNKIITPDGTLRKSILPNDIPPVPANVVVTGGFQTIQLEWDFNNDVYGLYEVYGAKDEGFYPSTDTLLWSGKVSGFFHKVQTNETWYYRVRAINAHGNASAYTDEFSATTYKIITDDILFGAITADLIEDLAIEAKKLAKDSITNDKLADGVSQLLK